A portion of the Tamandua tetradactyla isolate mTamTet1 chromosome 16, mTamTet1.pri, whole genome shotgun sequence genome contains these proteins:
- the LOC143659032 gene encoding uncharacterized protein LOC143659032 isoform X7, producing the protein MSPFPEEAVTFKDVAVNFTKEELGMLDATQRKLYQDVMVENFRNLLSVGFQPFKPDIILYLEKEEEPLMRESAIQDEHSRNKNKNEVDTLQEVALRYILHEDLTCGHMWKQSTSKLAKNEDVIINPECKRLKLLKQGDSPSQIWAWESIQVSEDENDVMKLQGQSTSSIQYTEFPNRMTWDLGRKICLRESQNYQIHLRSKLCKHDQRVMKRISHHHDGCGVHRREKAFNHNNCEKDLKSSQLSLIYPREQIFDENGKVFGIGYNLELDQQLHIRQEPHRCVECGKVISYSSVLPIHPSVQTGEKYYRNDGCGEGFSESLQMQTHQKVNTGEKTYRCQVCAKRFNQNFFSTNELIHTGEKPCKCGRCGKGFSHSLDLNICCVDNTGEKSYKCDVYDKNLGQTSQLQANEGTHNGDKTYNWETCDRVYNQGSGLHQRIHTREKSYQCEMCGKGFSRASNLQAHHKIHTGEKQYKCDLCGKNFSRNSNLKAHQRVHTRQKPYKCETCGKSFTHIPYLQAHQRLHTGERPYKCEICGKGLNRISHLKSHQRVHTGQKPYKCKTCGKGFGQISQLQPHQRVHTGERPYKCEICGKGYSWRSNLQYHQRAHTGEKSYKCDSCGKAFSSSSYLHAHQRIHTGEKPYICEVCGKGFIWNSYFHLHQRFHKGEERYKCSICGKSFLQACNLQKHQGVHSGDKPYKCFECGKGFTERSRLQVHQRIHKGDKSNTQK; encoded by the exons GAGGCAGTGACATTCAAGGATGTAGCTGTCAACTTCACCAAGGAAGAACTGGGGATGCTGGATGCTACCCAGAGGAAACTGTACCAAGATGTGATGGTGGAGAACTTCAGGAATCTGCTCTCTGTGG GATTTCAACCCTTCAAACCagatataatattatatttggagaaagaagaggaacCTTTAATGAGGGAGTCAGCAATTCAGGATGAACATTCAC gaaacaagaataaaaatgaagtagacactcttcaagaagtagcaTTAAGATACATTTTACATGAAGATCTTACATGTGGGCATATGTGGAAACAATCTACAAGTAAATTAGCCAAAAATGAAGATGTGATAATAAATCCTGAATGCAAAAGGTTGAAGTTACTAAAACAAGGTGATTCCCCCTCTCAGATATGGGCATGGGAATCTATTCAAGTTTCTGAAGATGAGAACGATGTAATGAAGCTTCAAGGACAGAGTACTAGTAGCATTCAATATACAGAGTTTCCAAATAGGATGACCTGGGATTTGGGGAGGAAAATATGTCTGAGAGAGTCCCagaattatcaaattcatttaaGAAGTAAACTGTGTAAACATGATCAACGTGTCATGAAAAGGATCTCTCATCATCATGATGGTTGTGGAGTacacagaagagagaaagcaTTCAACCATAATAATTGTGAAAAAGACTTGAAATCATCCCAGCTTAGTTTAATCTACCCGAGAGAGCAAATCTTTGATGAGAATGGAAAAGTCTTTGGTATTGGCTATAATCTTGAGCTTGATCAGCAATTGCACATAAGACAGGAGCCTCATAGATGTGTTGAGTGTGGAAAGGTTATCAGTTATAGTTCAGTGTTGCCCATTCATCCAAGTGTTCAAACTGGAGAGAAATACTATAGAAATGATGGGTGTGGTGAGGGCTTCAGTGAGAGTTTACAAATGCAAACTCATCAGAAAGTCAACACAGGAGAGAAAACCTACAGATGTCAGGTATGTGCTAAGAGGTTTAATCAGAACTTCTTTTCCACAAATGAACTtattcacacaggagagaagccTTGTAAATGTGGCAGGTGTGGGAAGGGCTTCAGTCATAGCTTAGATCTTAACATTTGCTGTGTAGACAACACTGGAGAGAAATCCTATAAATGTGATGTGTATGATAAAAATTTAGGTCAGACATCACAACTTCAGGCCAATGAGGGAACCCACAATGGAGACAAAACATACAATTGGGAAACATGTGATAGGGTATATAATCAAGGTTCTGGTCTTCATCAGAGAATCCACACCAGAGAGAAATCATATCAATGTGAGATGTGTGGTAAGGGCTTCAGTAGGGCCTCAAATCTTCAAGCCCATCATAAAATacatactggagagaaacaatacaaatgtgACCTGTGTGGTAAGAACTTCAGCCGTAATTCTAACCTTAAAGCCCATCAGAGAGTCCACACAAGACAGAAACCTTACAAATGTGAGACATGTGGTAAGAGCTTTACTCACATTCCATATCTTCAGGCTCATCAGAGACTTCACACAGGAGAGAGGCCATACAAATGTGAGATATGTGGCAAGGGTCTTAATCGAATTTCACATCTTAAGTCTCACCAGAGAGTTCACACAGGACAGAAACCATACAAATGTAAGACATGTGGTAAGGGCTTTGGTCAGATTTCACAACTTCAACCTCATCAGAGAGTTCACACAGGGGAGAGGCCATACAAATGTGAGATATGTGGTAAGGGCTATAGTTGGCGTTCAAATCTTCAATACCATCAGAGAGCCCATACAGGAGAGAAATCCTACAAATGTGATTCATGTGGTAAGGCCTTCAGCTCAAGTTCATATCTACATGCCCATCAGAGAAtccatacaggagagaaaccctacatATGTGAAGTGTGTGGGAAAGGCTTCATTTGGAATTCTTATTTTCATCTTCATCAGAGGTTCCACAAGGGAGAGGAACGCTATAAATGTAGCATATGTGGTAAGAGCTTCCTTCAGGCTTGTAATCTTCAAAAACATCAGGGAGTCCATAGTGGAGATAAACCATACAAATGTTTTGAGTGTGGTAAGGGCTTTACTGAACGTTCACGTCTTCAAgttcatcagagaattcataaagGTGATAAATCCAATACACAGAAATGA
- the LOC143659032 gene encoding uncharacterized protein LOC143659032 isoform X8 codes for MTRFQEAVTFKDVAVNFTKEELGMLDATQRKLYQDVMVENFRNLLSVGFQPFKPDIILYLEKEEEPLMRESAIQDEHSRNKNKNEVDTLQEVALRYILHEDLTCGHMWKQSTSKLAKNEDVIINPECKRLKLLKQGDSPSQIWAWESIQVSEDENDVMKLQGQSTSSIQYTEFPNRMTWDLGRKICLRESQNYQIHLRSKLCKHDQRVMKRISHHHDGCGVHRREKAFNHNNCEKDLKSSQLSLIYPREQIFDENGKVFGIGYNLELDQQLHIRQEPHRCVECGKVISYSSVLPIHPSVQTGEKYYRNDGCGEGFSESLQMQTHQKVNTGEKTYRCQVCAKRFNQNFFSTNELIHTGEKPCKCGRCGKGFSHSLDLNICCVDNTGEKSYKCDVYDKNLGQTSQLQANEGTHNGDKTYNWETCDRVYNQGSGLHQRIHTREKSYQCEMCGKGFSRASNLQAHHKIHTGEKQYKCDLCGKNFSRNSNLKAHQRVHTRQKPYKCETCGKSFTHIPYLQAHQRLHTGERPYKCEICGKGLNRISHLKSHQRVHTGQKPYKCKTCGKGFGQISQLQPHQRVHTGERPYKCEICGKGYSWRSNLQYHQRAHTGEKSYKCDSCGKAFSSSSYLHAHQRIHTGEKPYICEVCGKGFIWNSYFHLHQRFHKGEERYKCSICGKSFLQACNLQKHQGVHSGDKPYKCFECGKGFTERSRLQVHQRIHKGDKSNTQK; via the exons GAGGCAGTGACATTCAAGGATGTAGCTGTCAACTTCACCAAGGAAGAACTGGGGATGCTGGATGCTACCCAGAGGAAACTGTACCAAGATGTGATGGTGGAGAACTTCAGGAATCTGCTCTCTGTGG GATTTCAACCCTTCAAACCagatataatattatatttggagaaagaagaggaacCTTTAATGAGGGAGTCAGCAATTCAGGATGAACATTCAC gaaacaagaataaaaatgaagtagacactcttcaagaagtagcaTTAAGATACATTTTACATGAAGATCTTACATGTGGGCATATGTGGAAACAATCTACAAGTAAATTAGCCAAAAATGAAGATGTGATAATAAATCCTGAATGCAAAAGGTTGAAGTTACTAAAACAAGGTGATTCCCCCTCTCAGATATGGGCATGGGAATCTATTCAAGTTTCTGAAGATGAGAACGATGTAATGAAGCTTCAAGGACAGAGTACTAGTAGCATTCAATATACAGAGTTTCCAAATAGGATGACCTGGGATTTGGGGAGGAAAATATGTCTGAGAGAGTCCCagaattatcaaattcatttaaGAAGTAAACTGTGTAAACATGATCAACGTGTCATGAAAAGGATCTCTCATCATCATGATGGTTGTGGAGTacacagaagagagaaagcaTTCAACCATAATAATTGTGAAAAAGACTTGAAATCATCCCAGCTTAGTTTAATCTACCCGAGAGAGCAAATCTTTGATGAGAATGGAAAAGTCTTTGGTATTGGCTATAATCTTGAGCTTGATCAGCAATTGCACATAAGACAGGAGCCTCATAGATGTGTTGAGTGTGGAAAGGTTATCAGTTATAGTTCAGTGTTGCCCATTCATCCAAGTGTTCAAACTGGAGAGAAATACTATAGAAATGATGGGTGTGGTGAGGGCTTCAGTGAGAGTTTACAAATGCAAACTCATCAGAAAGTCAACACAGGAGAGAAAACCTACAGATGTCAGGTATGTGCTAAGAGGTTTAATCAGAACTTCTTTTCCACAAATGAACTtattcacacaggagagaagccTTGTAAATGTGGCAGGTGTGGGAAGGGCTTCAGTCATAGCTTAGATCTTAACATTTGCTGTGTAGACAACACTGGAGAGAAATCCTATAAATGTGATGTGTATGATAAAAATTTAGGTCAGACATCACAACTTCAGGCCAATGAGGGAACCCACAATGGAGACAAAACATACAATTGGGAAACATGTGATAGGGTATATAATCAAGGTTCTGGTCTTCATCAGAGAATCCACACCAGAGAGAAATCATATCAATGTGAGATGTGTGGTAAGGGCTTCAGTAGGGCCTCAAATCTTCAAGCCCATCATAAAATacatactggagagaaacaatacaaatgtgACCTGTGTGGTAAGAACTTCAGCCGTAATTCTAACCTTAAAGCCCATCAGAGAGTCCACACAAGACAGAAACCTTACAAATGTGAGACATGTGGTAAGAGCTTTACTCACATTCCATATCTTCAGGCTCATCAGAGACTTCACACAGGAGAGAGGCCATACAAATGTGAGATATGTGGCAAGGGTCTTAATCGAATTTCACATCTTAAGTCTCACCAGAGAGTTCACACAGGACAGAAACCATACAAATGTAAGACATGTGGTAAGGGCTTTGGTCAGATTTCACAACTTCAACCTCATCAGAGAGTTCACACAGGGGAGAGGCCATACAAATGTGAGATATGTGGTAAGGGCTATAGTTGGCGTTCAAATCTTCAATACCATCAGAGAGCCCATACAGGAGAGAAATCCTACAAATGTGATTCATGTGGTAAGGCCTTCAGCTCAAGTTCATATCTACATGCCCATCAGAGAAtccatacaggagagaaaccctacatATGTGAAGTGTGTGGGAAAGGCTTCATTTGGAATTCTTATTTTCATCTTCATCAGAGGTTCCACAAGGGAGAGGAACGCTATAAATGTAGCATATGTGGTAAGAGCTTCCTTCAGGCTTGTAATCTTCAAAAACATCAGGGAGTCCATAGTGGAGATAAACCATACAAATGTTTTGAGTGTGGTAAGGGCTTTACTGAACGTTCACGTCTTCAAgttcatcagagaattcataaagGTGATAAATCCAATACACAGAAATGA
- the LOC143659032 gene encoding uncharacterized protein LOC143659032 isoform X6: protein MPIPPAQLSSILEAVTFKDVAVNFTKEELGMLDATQRKLYQDVMVENFRNLLSVGFQPFKPDIILYLEKEEEPLMRESAIQDEHSRNKNKNEVDTLQEVALRYILHEDLTCGHMWKQSTSKLAKNEDVIINPECKRLKLLKQGDSPSQIWAWESIQVSEDENDVMKLQGQSTSSIQYTEFPNRMTWDLGRKICLRESQNYQIHLRSKLCKHDQRVMKRISHHHDGCGVHRREKAFNHNNCEKDLKSSQLSLIYPREQIFDENGKVFGIGYNLELDQQLHIRQEPHRCVECGKVISYSSVLPIHPSVQTGEKYYRNDGCGEGFSESLQMQTHQKVNTGEKTYRCQVCAKRFNQNFFSTNELIHTGEKPCKCGRCGKGFSHSLDLNICCVDNTGEKSYKCDVYDKNLGQTSQLQANEGTHNGDKTYNWETCDRVYNQGSGLHQRIHTREKSYQCEMCGKGFSRASNLQAHHKIHTGEKQYKCDLCGKNFSRNSNLKAHQRVHTRQKPYKCETCGKSFTHIPYLQAHQRLHTGERPYKCEICGKGLNRISHLKSHQRVHTGQKPYKCKTCGKGFGQISQLQPHQRVHTGERPYKCEICGKGYSWRSNLQYHQRAHTGEKSYKCDSCGKAFSSSSYLHAHQRIHTGEKPYICEVCGKGFIWNSYFHLHQRFHKGEERYKCSICGKSFLQACNLQKHQGVHSGDKPYKCFECGKGFTERSRLQVHQRIHKGDKSNTQK, encoded by the exons GAGGCAGTGACATTCAAGGATGTAGCTGTCAACTTCACCAAGGAAGAACTGGGGATGCTGGATGCTACCCAGAGGAAACTGTACCAAGATGTGATGGTGGAGAACTTCAGGAATCTGCTCTCTGTGG GATTTCAACCCTTCAAACCagatataatattatatttggagaaagaagaggaacCTTTAATGAGGGAGTCAGCAATTCAGGATGAACATTCAC gaaacaagaataaaaatgaagtagacactcttcaagaagtagcaTTAAGATACATTTTACATGAAGATCTTACATGTGGGCATATGTGGAAACAATCTACAAGTAAATTAGCCAAAAATGAAGATGTGATAATAAATCCTGAATGCAAAAGGTTGAAGTTACTAAAACAAGGTGATTCCCCCTCTCAGATATGGGCATGGGAATCTATTCAAGTTTCTGAAGATGAGAACGATGTAATGAAGCTTCAAGGACAGAGTACTAGTAGCATTCAATATACAGAGTTTCCAAATAGGATGACCTGGGATTTGGGGAGGAAAATATGTCTGAGAGAGTCCCagaattatcaaattcatttaaGAAGTAAACTGTGTAAACATGATCAACGTGTCATGAAAAGGATCTCTCATCATCATGATGGTTGTGGAGTacacagaagagagaaagcaTTCAACCATAATAATTGTGAAAAAGACTTGAAATCATCCCAGCTTAGTTTAATCTACCCGAGAGAGCAAATCTTTGATGAGAATGGAAAAGTCTTTGGTATTGGCTATAATCTTGAGCTTGATCAGCAATTGCACATAAGACAGGAGCCTCATAGATGTGTTGAGTGTGGAAAGGTTATCAGTTATAGTTCAGTGTTGCCCATTCATCCAAGTGTTCAAACTGGAGAGAAATACTATAGAAATGATGGGTGTGGTGAGGGCTTCAGTGAGAGTTTACAAATGCAAACTCATCAGAAAGTCAACACAGGAGAGAAAACCTACAGATGTCAGGTATGTGCTAAGAGGTTTAATCAGAACTTCTTTTCCACAAATGAACTtattcacacaggagagaagccTTGTAAATGTGGCAGGTGTGGGAAGGGCTTCAGTCATAGCTTAGATCTTAACATTTGCTGTGTAGACAACACTGGAGAGAAATCCTATAAATGTGATGTGTATGATAAAAATTTAGGTCAGACATCACAACTTCAGGCCAATGAGGGAACCCACAATGGAGACAAAACATACAATTGGGAAACATGTGATAGGGTATATAATCAAGGTTCTGGTCTTCATCAGAGAATCCACACCAGAGAGAAATCATATCAATGTGAGATGTGTGGTAAGGGCTTCAGTAGGGCCTCAAATCTTCAAGCCCATCATAAAATacatactggagagaaacaatacaaatgtgACCTGTGTGGTAAGAACTTCAGCCGTAATTCTAACCTTAAAGCCCATCAGAGAGTCCACACAAGACAGAAACCTTACAAATGTGAGACATGTGGTAAGAGCTTTACTCACATTCCATATCTTCAGGCTCATCAGAGACTTCACACAGGAGAGAGGCCATACAAATGTGAGATATGTGGCAAGGGTCTTAATCGAATTTCACATCTTAAGTCTCACCAGAGAGTTCACACAGGACAGAAACCATACAAATGTAAGACATGTGGTAAGGGCTTTGGTCAGATTTCACAACTTCAACCTCATCAGAGAGTTCACACAGGGGAGAGGCCATACAAATGTGAGATATGTGGTAAGGGCTATAGTTGGCGTTCAAATCTTCAATACCATCAGAGAGCCCATACAGGAGAGAAATCCTACAAATGTGATTCATGTGGTAAGGCCTTCAGCTCAAGTTCATATCTACATGCCCATCAGAGAAtccatacaggagagaaaccctacatATGTGAAGTGTGTGGGAAAGGCTTCATTTGGAATTCTTATTTTCATCTTCATCAGAGGTTCCACAAGGGAGAGGAACGCTATAAATGTAGCATATGTGGTAAGAGCTTCCTTCAGGCTTGTAATCTTCAAAAACATCAGGGAGTCCATAGTGGAGATAAACCATACAAATGTTTTGAGTGTGGTAAGGGCTTTACTGAACGTTCACGTCTTCAAgttcatcagagaattcataaagGTGATAAATCCAATACACAGAAATGA